A genomic region of Zalophus californianus isolate mZalCal1 chromosome 1, mZalCal1.pri.v2, whole genome shotgun sequence contains the following coding sequences:
- the SST gene encoding somatostatin, which translates to MLSCRLQCALAALSIVLALGGVTGAPSDPRLRQFLQKSLAAAAGKQELAKYFLAELLSEPNQTENDALEPEDLSQAAEQDEMRLELQRSANSNPAMAPRERKAGCKNFFWKTFTSC; encoded by the exons ATGCTGTCTTGCCGCCTCCAGTGCGCGCTGGCCGCGCTGTCCATCGTCCTGGCTCTGGGCGGTGTCACCGGCGCGCCCTCGGATCCCCGACTCCGTCAGTTTCTGCAGAAGTCCCTGGCTGCTGCCGCGGGGAAGCAG GAACTGGCCAAGTACTTCTTGGCGGAGCTGCTGTCTGAACCCAACCAGACAGAGAACGATGCCCTGGAACCTGAAGATTTGTCCCAGGCTGCTGAGCAGGATGAAATGAGGCTGGAACTGCAGAGATCTGCTAACTCAAACCCTGCCATGGCACCAAGAGAACGCAAAGCTGGCTGCAAGAATTTCTTCTGGAAGACTTTCACATCCTGTTAG